A DNA window from Xyrauchen texanus isolate HMW12.3.18 chromosome 6, RBS_HiC_50CHRs, whole genome shotgun sequence contains the following coding sequences:
- the LOC127644615 gene encoding stress-associated endoplasmic reticulum protein 1-like, which produces MVAKQRIRMANEKHSKNISQRGNVKSTRNNVDDKVSVGPWLLALFIFVVCGSAIFQIIQSIRMGM; this is translated from the exons ATGGTCGCCAAACAGAGGATTCGCATGGCCAACGAGAAGCACAGCAAAAACATCAGCCAGAGAGGCAACGTCAAATCAACG AGAAACAACGTAGACGACAAAGTTTCGGTGGGACCATGGCTCCTGGCACTCTTTATCTTTGTTGTCTGCGGCTCAG CAATATTCCAGATCATTCAGAGCATTCGAATGGGTATGTAA